A part of Candidatus Zixiibacteriota bacterium genomic DNA contains:
- the fabG gene encoding 3-oxoacyl-[acyl-carrier-protein] reductase — translation MDFKNKTALITGSARGLGKAIAAKLAGYGARVVISDVQMDLAETTAAEFAQKGYNTIAVRADVSKSDDVKKLIEETIAAFDSIDIVINNAGITRDALILRMTEDAWDTVIRVNLKGTFLVTQAAAKIMIKQRSGRIINISSIVGRMGNAGQANYSASKAGVIGLTKSAARELASRNITVNAIAPGFIETEMTKNLPQEVREAYMQSTPLRKFGSPDDVAAAVAFLASDEAAYITGQIIGVDGGLFMC, via the coding sequence ATGGATTTTAAAAACAAAACAGCTTTGATCACTGGATCGGCCCGTGGTTTGGGCAAGGCCATCGCCGCGAAATTGGCTGGTTATGGCGCTCGAGTGGTAATCTCCGATGTTCAGATGGATCTGGCCGAAACCACCGCGGCGGAATTTGCCCAAAAGGGTTATAATACGATTGCGGTGCGGGCCGACGTCTCCAAATCTGATGATGTTAAAAAACTGATTGAGGAAACGATTGCGGCCTTTGACTCAATCGATATTGTTATTAACAATGCCGGCATTACCAGGGATGCGCTGATTTTGCGGATGACTGAAGATGCCTGGGATACCGTGATCAGGGTTAATTTAAAAGGGACTTTCCTGGTGACCCAGGCGGCTGCCAAAATTATGATTAAGCAACGATCCGGCCGGATAATCAATATATCTTCGATAGTTGGGAGAATGGGGAATGCCGGCCAGGCCAATTACTCAGCTTCCAAAGCAGGGGTAATCGGCCTGACTAAATCGGCGGCCAGGGAACTGGCTTCCCGGAATATCACCGTCAATGCCATTGCGCCGGGCTTTATCGAAACCGAGATGACAAAAAATCTTCCGCAAGAGGTTCGGGAAGCCTATATGCAGTCGACGCCGTTGAGAAAATTCGGATCACCCGATGATGTTGCGGCGGCTGTGGCTTTTCTGGCCTCCGATGAAGCGGCCTATATCACCGGGCAAATTATTGGTGTTGACGGCGGCCTTTTTATGTGTTAG
- a CDS encoding electron transfer flavoprotein subunit beta/FixA family protein, whose translation MNIVVLIKQVPEIELVKVDQVVGEVSLPSGPGIVNPFDEYAVEEALRIKEKNGGKVTVITVGTEKAVSALRACLALGVDEAIMITDPLFDKSDPQAIGKILSAGIKKIGDYHLVLAGKQAVDDDSAQVPGAVAAHLNIPQAMFVKKIESIDDSKAVVWRTTEEGYDVVEMALPALVSVVKEINEPRLPSLKGKMAAKKAPITTWSAGDIGLDGAGVGPNSYTKKVKVSPPPPRQKGEFIEGETPEEIADKLYKKLKEKQVL comes from the coding sequence ATGAATATTGTCGTTTTAATAAAGCAGGTCCCGGAAATTGAACTGGTGAAGGTTGACCAGGTGGTCGGCGAGGTTTCATTACCGTCCGGACCCGGAATAGTCAATCCCTTCGATGAATATGCGGTTGAAGAAGCCCTTCGAATAAAAGAAAAAAACGGCGGCAAGGTGACCGTCATAACGGTCGGGACCGAGAAAGCAGTTTCAGCGCTTCGGGCCTGTTTGGCGCTTGGAGTCGATGAGGCCATTATGATAACCGATCCTTTATTCGATAAGTCCGATCCTCAGGCAATCGGGAAAATCCTTTCAGCCGGGATAAAGAAAATCGGCGATTATCACCTGGTGTTGGCCGGTAAGCAGGCGGTCGATGATGATTCGGCTCAGGTCCCCGGTGCCGTGGCGGCTCATCTTAATATTCCTCAGGCCATGTTTGTCAAGAAGATAGAGTCCATAGATGATAGCAAAGCGGTTGTCTGGCGGACGACGGAAGAGGGGTATGATGTTGTCGAAATGGCCCTGCCGGCACTGGTTTCTGTGGTTAAAGAAATCAATGAACCGCGCTTGCCTTCATTAAAAGGCAAGATGGCCGCCAAGAAAGCCCCGATTACAACCTGGTCGGCGGGGGATATTGGTTTGGATGGTGCCGGAGTCGGACCCAATTCCTATACCAAAAAAGTCAAAGTATCGCCGCCGCCCCCTCGCCAGAAAGGCGAATTTATTGAAGGTGAAACACCGGAGGAAATTGCCGACAAGCTGTATAAAAAACTGAAAGAAAAGCAGGTTCTTTAG
- the rpmF gene encoding 50S ribosomal protein L32: MALPKRRHSRTRGRKRRTHWTLTAPNVVECTQCHQPKLSHHICPHCGYYKGEMVREPKEA, encoded by the coding sequence ATGGCACTGCCCAAGAGAAGACATTCGCGAACCCGCGGACGGAAAAGAAGAACCCACTGGACACTGACTGCTCCTAATGTAGTTGAATGTACCCAATGTCATCAGCCTAAACTGTCGCACCACATTTGCCCCCATTGCGGCTATTACAAGGGGGAGATGGTTAGAGAGCCCAAAGAGGCATAG
- a CDS encoding DUF177 domain-containing protein: MNIDLRDFEEFPASVAVDFEADSADFGIEGVSFRDLMSLRLTIQKVRDEYYCQGQVMIPVEQECSRCLALFDTDLTGELVFIIKTSLGESVLSKDQGADIIHVEAGRPVVELTEVIRQALILAVPLKPLCDPECKGLCPGCGANLNEETCDCKIEEIDERWEGLKDLLE; the protein is encoded by the coding sequence ATGAATATAGACTTACGTGATTTTGAGGAATTTCCGGCTTCAGTAGCGGTCGATTTTGAAGCGGATAGCGCTGATTTTGGAATTGAAGGAGTTTCTTTTCGCGACCTGATGAGTCTGAGATTGACGATTCAAAAGGTCCGGGATGAGTATTATTGCCAGGGTCAGGTAATGATTCCCGTAGAGCAGGAGTGCTCTCGTTGTCTGGCATTGTTTGATACGGATTTAACAGGAGAACTGGTTTTTATTATCAAAACCTCTTTAGGCGAATCTGTATTATCCAAAGACCAGGGGGCTGATATTATACATGTAGAGGCCGGGCGGCCGGTTGTCGAATTGACCGAAGTGATCAGGCAGGCGCTTATTCTGGCGGTTCCCTTGAAACCGCTGTGTGACCCCGAGTGTAAGGGACTTTGTCCCGGTTGCGGGGCCAATTTGAACGAAGAAACCTGCGACTGTAAGATTGAAGAAATTGACGAAAGATGGGAAGGTTTAAAAGATCTTCTGGAATAG
- the fabD gene encoding ACP S-malonyltransferase: protein MGKVAVVFPGQASQYVGMGKDFYESDVEVRRLYEIASDEIGEDIARLSFDGPGDTLTRTRFTQPAILLHSLAVLTVLKDRLPQADLTAGHSLGEYGSLALAGVIDFESAIKAVIRRASLMEEACRKNDGTMAAIMGLDEEKTADACREASAKGVVVPANFNSEIQIVISGENSGVEEACRLCKEKGAKKTIPLNVGGAFHSPLMESACDGMKDYLEKVEYQVPRIDIVTNVTGEVERDPEVLKSLQVKQLTAPVRWYHTLQYFGQNGIDTVIEIGPGKVLVGLAKRELKSARLINLDTLKDLEELT from the coding sequence ATGGGTAAGGTAGCTGTTGTTTTTCCCGGACAGGCTTCGCAGTATGTCGGTATGGGTAAAGACTTTTATGAATCCGATGTCGAGGTTCGCCGGTTGTACGAGATTGCCTCTGATGAAATCGGCGAGGATATTGCCAGGCTGTCTTTTGATGGTCCCGGGGACACATTGACCCGAACCAGATTCACGCAACCAGCCATTCTTCTTCATTCCCTGGCGGTTTTAACAGTATTAAAAGACCGATTGCCTCAGGCCGATTTAACAGCAGGGCATTCGCTGGGGGAATATGGTTCACTGGCTTTGGCCGGGGTAATTGATTTCGAATCGGCCATCAAGGCGGTTATCCGCAGAGCCTCTTTAATGGAGGAAGCCTGCCGGAAAAACGACGGCACCATGGCCGCGATTATGGGCCTGGATGAGGAAAAAACCGCAGATGCCTGCCGCGAGGCCTCGGCCAAAGGAGTGGTTGTTCCGGCTAATTTCAATTCCGAGATACAAATAGTTATTTCAGGCGAAAATTCTGGAGTCGAAGAAGCCTGTCGGTTATGTAAGGAAAAGGGGGCCAAGAAGACCATTCCTCTCAATGTCGGCGGGGCTTTTCATTCGCCCTTGATGGAGTCGGCTTGTGATGGTATGAAGGATTATCTGGAAAAGGTGGAGTATCAGGTACCACGGATAGATATAGTTACCAATGTGACCGGTGAGGTTGAAAGAGATCCCGAGGTATTGAAATCGCTCCAGGTGAAGCAACTGACCGCCCCGGTCAGATGGTATCATACTCTCCAATATTTCGGGCAAAACGGAATTGATACCGTTATTGAAATTGGCCCCGGAAAAGTCCTGGTCGGGTTGGCCAAGAGGGAACTCAAGAGTGCGCGACTTATAAACCTGGATACTCTGAAAGATTTGGAAGAATTAACCTGA
- the fabF gene encoding beta-ketoacyl-ACP synthase II: MQAVRTVITGMGVITPLGSSLNDFWQALLKGECGIDRVTRFDPSEFASQIAAEIKDFDGTRFLDKKEIRRMDLSEQYAIGASQMAIDDAGFDLSKIDLNRAGVVIGSGIGGISTFEKQHQILLESGPGRVSPFFIPMMIIDMCAGLVAIRFGFKGPNYATVSACSSSSHALLDAFKIIQRGDADIMIAGGAESTITPTSLAGFCSARALSTRNDEPKKSSRPFDKDRDGFVIGEGSGIVIMESLESARARGARIYAEIIGAAMSCDAHHMTAPIPDGSGAMMAMANAIKDAGLKLEDIGYINSHGTATILGDPAETKAIKAVLGEYAYRIPINSTKSMIGHLLGAGGAVEFITAVLSLRDRKVHPTINLDEPDPECDLDYVPHKARDWDFDAFLSNSFGFGGHNVTLVGRKFNEQQ, from the coding sequence ATGCAAGCCGTAAGAACTGTCATTACCGGCATGGGGGTGATTACGCCTCTTGGTTCCAGCCTGAACGATTTCTGGCAGGCGCTCCTTAAGGGCGAATGCGGTATTGACCGGGTGACGCGTTTTGATCCCAGTGAATTTGCATCTCAGATTGCGGCCGAAATAAAGGATTTCGACGGAACCAGATTCCTTGATAAAAAGGAAATCAGGAGAATGGATCTGTCGGAGCAATATGCTATTGGCGCCAGCCAGATGGCTATTGATGATGCCGGTTTTGATCTATCCAAAATAGACCTCAATCGTGCCGGGGTGGTGATTGGATCCGGAATCGGCGGTATAAGCACCTTTGAAAAACAACATCAGATTCTGCTGGAATCAGGACCGGGACGGGTTTCTCCGTTTTTTATCCCGATGATGATAATTGATATGTGTGCCGGTCTGGTGGCTATCCGTTTCGGATTCAAAGGCCCCAACTATGCGACTGTTTCGGCCTGCTCTTCGTCATCGCATGCACTTCTGGATGCCTTCAAGATCATTCAGCGGGGCGATGCCGACATCATGATTGCCGGGGGCGCCGAATCGACCATTACTCCAACCTCGCTGGCCGGCTTCTGTTCAGCCCGGGCTTTGAGTACCCGTAATGATGAACCCAAAAAATCATCACGGCCTTTTGATAAAGACCGCGATGGGTTTGTCATAGGCGAGGGGTCGGGGATTGTAATCATGGAATCGTTGGAATCGGCCAGGGCACGAGGCGCGAGGATATATGCCGAGATAATCGGAGCCGCCATGAGCTGTGATGCCCACCATATGACGGCCCCCATTCCCGATGGCAGCGGGGCTATGATGGCGATGGCCAATGCCATTAAAGATGCCGGATTGAAACTGGAAGATATAGGTTATATAAACAGCCATGGGACGGCTACGATTCTTGGCGATCCGGCGGAAACCAAAGCTATCAAGGCAGTTCTGGGCGAGTATGCCTATCGAATTCCGATCAATTCTACCAAGTCGATGATCGGTCATTTACTCGGAGCCGGAGGGGCGGTGGAATTTATTACGGCTGTTTTATCTCTCAGGGACAGAAAGGTCCATCCAACCATCAACCTGGATGAACCGGATCCGGAATGTGATCTGGATTATGTCCCGCATAAAGCCAGAGATTGGGATTTTGATGCTTTCCTTTCCAATTCTTTTGGTTTCGGCGGGCACAATGTGACTCTGGTGGGACGAAAATTTAATGAACAGCAATAG
- the atpC gene encoding ATP synthase F1 subunit epsilon, translated as MYNLTIVTPQKIFYEGEIESLIVPGIEGYLGVLTDHAPLITAIVPGKVTIREKSHEEILMAVSYGFFEVSSNHATLLADSVEFVSDIDLERARGALERAKKRLVNAAGEIDLPRAHKALERARNRIRVATSGEE; from the coding sequence ATGTATAATTTGACGATTGTTACACCTCAGAAGATATTTTATGAAGGTGAGATAGAATCTCTGATTGTCCCGGGAATCGAGGGTTATCTGGGGGTGTTGACCGATCACGCCCCCCTTATCACGGCTATTGTGCCGGGTAAAGTGACGATCAGGGAAAAATCCCATGAAGAGATACTTATGGCAGTCTCTTATGGTTTTTTCGAGGTATCGTCAAACCATGCCACTCTACTGGCCGATTCCGTGGAATTCGTTTCCGATATCGATCTGGAAAGAGCCCGCGGCGCTCTGGAACGGGCCAAGAAACGGCTGGTAAACGCTGCCGGCGAGATTGATCTTCCGCGTGCTCACAAGGCTCTGGAACGGGCCCGAAATCGTATCAGGGTAGCCACTTCCGGGGAAGAATAA
- the atpG gene encoding ATP synthase F1 subunit gamma, whose translation MPTLRQVKKRIKSVISTRQITKAMEMVAAAKLRRAQMRIMEVRPYSEKLDHILHHLSAASSGGLMHPFFDEREIKKRTLVLVTSDKGMCGSFNSNIIRRAQEWLADKSPENIELLLIGKKGHDFYKRREWPIIGLYKDWSGNLDYNKSKDIVDFLTRRFLEGNTDEISMIYTQFVSTVKYLITHASYLPVERPDIKAGDESRLDYIFEPSPEAIFADLMPRYALTKMVTALADSFASEHGTRMIAMGSATKNAGEMIDTLTLQYNKARQSAITKELLDIVGGAEALRG comes from the coding sequence ATGCCTACACTTCGCCAAGTAAAGAAAAGAATTAAGTCGGTCATTTCCACCCGTCAGATTACCAAGGCGATGGAAATGGTTGCGGCGGCTAAACTGCGGCGAGCGCAGATGCGGATTATGGAAGTCCGTCCGTATTCGGAGAAGCTGGACCATATACTACATCATCTGTCGGCCGCTTCAAGCGGCGGATTGATGCATCCGTTTTTCGACGAACGTGAAATCAAGAAACGGACTCTGGTACTGGTTACTTCGGATAAGGGAATGTGCGGTTCTTTCAATTCCAATATTATCCGCCGGGCCCAGGAATGGCTGGCCGATAAAAGCCCTGAAAATATCGAGTTACTGCTGATCGGGAAAAAAGGTCATGATTTCTATAAGCGAAGGGAATGGCCGATAATAGGGCTGTACAAAGACTGGTCGGGGAACCTCGATTACAATAAAAGCAAAGATATCGTGGATTTTCTGACGCGGCGGTTCCTGGAGGGTAATACCGATGAAATTTCGATGATATATACACAGTTTGTTTCAACGGTCAAGTACCTTATCACTCATGCCTCTTATCTTCCGGTTGAGCGGCCGGACATCAAGGCCGGCGACGAGAGCCGCCTTGACTACATTTTCGAACCGTCGCCGGAAGCGATTTTCGCCGATTTGATGCCGCGTTATGCCCTGACCAAAATGGTTACGGCGCTGGCCGATTCGTTCGCTTCGGAACACGGAACCCGGATGATTGCTATGGGCTCAGCTACCAAGAACGCCGGAGAGATGATCGATACCCTGACTTTGCAATATAACAAAGCCCGCCAGTCGGCGATTACCAAAGAACTTTTGGATATTGTCGGTGGGGCCGAGGCGTTAAGGGGTTAA
- the plsX gene encoding phosphate acyltransferase PlsX, translating into MGQNQKEAITIALDIMGADSSPDSIMEGGVQAAREMGDRLNVAFVGKREVIGDFMELQKDLPKNIAVEFARHAVAMSDAPTEGIRKKTSSIAVGLAMQKEKRADAFVSAGNTGAVMASSVFGLGKIEGISRPAIAGLFPSSQGVPTLVLDVGANVDCKPSHLYQFGVMGSVYASLMTGRTSPKVGLLSIGEEKSKGNDQTVNTWELLKQSGLNFIGNVEGRDILSGRADVVVTDGFVGNVVLKFAESVEGFLTRSIKHQVQTNIFSRLGAALMTPFLRRLRKTFDYSEYGGAPLLGINGVCMICHGRSSPKAIKNAVIAAAKMVSHRIVDNIRDELVLNENGSKNAKNGQIDEQQDSGNRVIRSLPSSD; encoded by the coding sequence ATGGGTCAAAATCAAAAAGAGGCTATAACCATTGCCCTGGATATTATGGGGGCTGACAGCAGTCCGGACTCCATAATGGAGGGAGGAGTCCAAGCCGCCCGCGAAATGGGCGATCGACTGAATGTGGCTTTTGTCGGCAAGCGCGAAGTCATTGGCGATTTTATGGAACTGCAGAAAGATCTGCCCAAAAATATAGCCGTTGAATTCGCCCGTCATGCGGTGGCGATGAGCGATGCGCCTACCGAAGGAATTCGCAAGAAAACCTCCTCGATTGCGGTCGGTTTGGCAATGCAGAAAGAAAAACGGGCCGATGCCTTCGTCTCGGCAGGCAACACCGGGGCTGTTATGGCCTCCTCGGTTTTCGGCCTGGGCAAGATTGAGGGAATCAGCCGCCCGGCCATTGCCGGTCTCTTTCCCAGTTCTCAGGGCGTTCCCACATTGGTTCTGGATGTGGGTGCCAATGTCGATTGTAAGCCGAGTCATCTCTATCAGTTCGGTGTCATGGGCTCGGTTTATGCCTCATTGATGACCGGCCGGACCTCGCCCAAAGTTGGCCTGCTGTCAATCGGCGAGGAAAAAAGTAAAGGTAATGATCAGACGGTCAATACCTGGGAGTTACTGAAGCAATCCGGATTGAATTTCATCGGGAATGTCGAAGGTCGGGATATTCTTTCGGGGCGCGCCGATGTGGTTGTTACCGATGGTTTTGTCGGTAATGTCGTCCTTAAATTCGCAGAGTCGGTGGAAGGTTTTTTAACCCGATCGATCAAGCATCAGGTTCAGACAAATATCTTCTCGCGTTTGGGGGCGGCTCTGATGACGCCCTTCCTGCGACGTCTCCGAAAAACCTTTGACTATTCCGAGTATGGCGGAGCTCCTCTTCTGGGTATTAACGGGGTATGTATGATTTGTCATGGAAGGTCCTCGCCGAAAGCAATCAAGAATGCCGTGATTGCCGCGGCCAAGATGGTCAGCCATCGAATAGTGGATAATATCCGCGATGAATTGGTGCTGAATGAAAACGGATCGAAAAATGCAAAGAACGGACAGATAGATGAACAGCAGGATAGTGGGAATAGGGTCATACGTTCCCTCCCGTCGTCTGACTAA
- the atpD gene encoding F0F1 ATP synthase subunit beta, translating into MAENIGKVVQVIGPTVDCEFDSDNLPEILNAIKIEDKEKNINLTVEAANHIGDNIVRCVAMASTDGLVRGMKAIDTGQPITVPVGDKTLGRVFNLLGNPIDNLGDVPKDMKRYPIHRPAPAFEDQDTSTEILETGIKVVDLLEPYPKGGKVGLFGGAGVGKTVLIQELIRSVATEHGGFSVFCGVGERTREGNDLWLEMKESGVITKTVMVFGQMNEPPGARLRVGLSGLTMAEFFRDEEHQDVLIFIDNIFRFTQAGSEVSALLGRMPSAVGYQPTLGTEMGALQERITSTKAGSITSVQAIYVPADDLTDPAPATAFSHLDATSVLSRQIAELGIYPAVDPLDSTSRILDPHIVGEEHYQVARRVQQILQRYKDLQDIIAILGIDELSEDDKLLVSRARKMQKFLSQPFFVAEAFTGKSGRYVKLEDTIKSFKQIADGEFDHIPEQAFYMVGGIDEVLENYEKMK; encoded by the coding sequence ATGGCTGAAAATATCGGTAAAGTAGTGCAGGTTATCGGGCCGACAGTTGACTGCGAGTTCGATTCGGATAATCTGCCGGAGATTCTCAACGCCATCAAAATCGAGGATAAAGAGAAAAATATTAATCTGACGGTTGAGGCCGCCAATCATATCGGCGACAATATCGTTCGCTGCGTGGCCATGGCCTCCACCGATGGCCTGGTGCGCGGTATGAAAGCCATCGATACCGGCCAGCCGATTACGGTTCCAGTCGGGGATAAAACTCTGGGCCGGGTTTTTAACCTGCTCGGGAACCCGATTGATAATCTTGGTGATGTTCCCAAGGATATGAAACGGTATCCGATTCACCGACCCGCCCCGGCTTTCGAAGATCAGGACACTTCGACTGAAATTCTTGAAACCGGCATCAAGGTTGTGGATCTTCTGGAGCCTTATCCCAAGGGCGGTAAAGTTGGCCTCTTTGGCGGCGCCGGTGTCGGCAAGACAGTGTTAATCCAGGAATTGATCCGTTCGGTGGCCACCGAACACGGCGGTTTTTCGGTTTTTTGCGGGGTAGGAGAAAGGACCCGTGAGGGTAACGATCTCTGGCTGGAAATGAAGGAATCCGGCGTTATTACTAAAACCGTGATGGTTTTTGGGCAGATGAACGAACCTCCGGGAGCGCGACTCCGGGTCGGCCTGTCGGGCTTGACCATGGCCGAATTCTTCCGGGATGAAGAACACCAGGATGTTCTGATTTTTATCGATAATATATTCCGATTCACTCAGGCTGGTTCGGAAGTCTCAGCTCTTCTGGGCCGGATGCCATCTGCGGTCGGTTACCAGCCGACTCTGGGAACCGAAATGGGTGCCCTGCAGGAACGAATTACCTCAACCAAAGCCGGTTCGATTACTTCGGTGCAGGCTATTTATGTACCGGCCGATGACCTGACCGACCCTGCTCCGGCGACGGCCTTCTCACATCTTGATGCTACCTCGGTGCTTTCGAGGCAGATCGCAGAATTGGGTATCTATCCGGCAGTCGACCCGCTCGACTCTACCTCGCGTATTCTCGATCCGCATATTGTCGGCGAGGAACATTACCAGGTCGCTCGCAGAGTCCAGCAAATCCTTCAGCGCTATAAGGATCTTCAGGACATTATTGCAATTCTGGGTATTGATGAGTTGTCCGAGGATGACAAGCTGCTGGTTTCCCGGGCCCGCAAAATGCAGAAATTCCTGTCACAGCCTTTCTTCGTAGCGGAGGCCTTTACCGGGAAATCCGGGCGCTATGTTAAGCTGGAAGATACTATCAAAAGCTTCAAACAAATCGCGGATGGCGAGTTTGATCATATTCCGGAACAGGCCTTTTATATGGTCGGCGGCATTGATGAGGTTCTGGAAAACTACGAGAAAATGAAATAG
- a CDS encoding ketoacyl-ACP synthase III yields MNSRIVGIGSYVPSRRLTNADLEKMVETSDEWIVSRTGIEERRICFDGEANSDMSMNAGRKALEMAGLKPDDIDLVLVGTVTPDFRLPSMACIIQKKMGLVNAAAMDIVAACAGFLHGLSIADAYIKTGHFKRVLVLGAEKLSSITDYTDRNTCVLFGDGAGAAVVVPTDEKRGVLSTYLKSDGRQDQLLWIPNGGSSNPYGKTNCNGSYNIKMNGSEVFKHAVRQMAEASFYVIRKAGLTGDDINLMVPHQANMRIITSTAKRLGIPMDRVFLNIAKYGNTSAASVPIALDEAVRSGRIKDGDYILMAAFGGGLTWASAVMRW; encoded by the coding sequence ATGAACAGCAGGATAGTGGGAATAGGGTCATACGTTCCCTCCCGTCGTCTGACTAACGCCGATCTCGAAAAGATGGTTGAAACCTCCGATGAGTGGATTGTCTCCAGGACCGGTATCGAGGAACGCCGTATCTGTTTCGATGGCGAAGCCAATTCGGATATGAGTATGAATGCCGGCCGGAAGGCCCTCGAAATGGCCGGATTGAAACCTGATGATATAGACCTGGTTTTGGTCGGAACGGTCACCCCGGATTTCCGGTTGCCATCAATGGCCTGCATCATCCAGAAGAAGATGGGATTGGTTAATGCCGCGGCCATGGATATTGTGGCGGCCTGTGCTGGTTTTTTGCATGGTCTCTCAATTGCCGATGCTTACATTAAAACCGGCCATTTTAAAAGAGTCCTGGTTTTGGGAGCGGAGAAGTTGTCTTCCATTACCGATTACACTGACCGCAACACCTGTGTTCTTTTCGGTGACGGCGCCGGGGCGGCGGTGGTTGTGCCTACTGATGAAAAACGAGGAGTGCTATCCACATATCTTAAATCCGATGGCCGTCAGGATCAGCTCTTATGGATTCCCAACGGTGGCAGTAGTAATCCTTACGGCAAAACCAACTGCAACGGTTCTTATAACATCAAAATGAATGGCAGTGAGGTTTTCAAGCATGCTGTTCGCCAGATGGCTGAGGCTTCATTCTATGTGATAAGAAAGGCCGGCTTGACCGGCGATGATATAAATCTTATGGTACCGCATCAGGCCAACATGAGAATTATAACCTCGACTGCTAAACGCCTGGGGATTCCCATGGATCGCGTATTTCTGAATATAGCCAAATATGGAAATACTTCGGCCGCATCAGTTCCCATTGCCCTCGATGAAGCTGTCAGAAGCGGCCGAATCAAGGATGGTGATTATATCCTGATGGCGGCTTTTGGAGGCGGTCTGACCTGGGCCTCGGCTGTAATGAGATGGTAG
- a CDS encoding acyl carrier protein, which produces MSQEISQKVKDLIVEQLGVDASQVTESAKFIDDLSADSLDTMELVMALEEEFSLEIPDEDAEKITSVGDAISYIKEHTK; this is translated from the coding sequence ATGTCTCAAGAAATCTCACAGAAAGTGAAAGACCTGATTGTTGAACAACTTGGGGTGGATGCCTCGCAGGTGACTGAGTCGGCCAAGTTTATTGATGACCTGAGTGCCGATTCTCTGGACACCATGGAACTGGTGATGGCGTTAGAAGAAGAATTTTCACTGGAAATTCCTGATGAAGATGCCGAGAAAATAACCTCGGTTGGTGACGCCATCAGCTACATTAAGGAACATACTAAATAA
- the rnc gene encoding ribonuclease III yields the protein MVAEFNGEFGYLFSHSGLLVEALTHRSYIYSATNSARSNERLEFLGDSVLGLIVSEHLFRTHPDFAEGDLTKTKALLVNEITLSKVAIESKLNRFVLMSPEEEKSGGRERNSIVSDAVEAVIGAIYVDGGLESARQFIRGAILSRSREILSDATQRNYKGELLELMQSKGQEPPYYEVVSEEGPDHEKIFTVVVRTNGEITGTGMGSSKKEAEQQAACLSLQKIKPDNDNQSR from the coding sequence ATGGTGGCCGAATTCAACGGGGAATTCGGTTATCTTTTCAGTCATAGTGGGCTTCTGGTCGAAGCCCTCACCCATCGATCGTACATTTATTCTGCCACCAATTCGGCCCGATCCAATGAGCGTTTGGAATTTCTCGGGGATTCGGTTCTGGGTCTGATTGTTTCGGAACACCTCTTCAGGACTCATCCCGATTTTGCGGAAGGCGATCTGACCAAGACCAAGGCTCTTCTGGTCAATGAAATTACCCTGTCGAAAGTAGCGATTGAAAGCAAATTGAACAGGTTCGTGTTGATGTCGCCTGAGGAAGAAAAATCCGGGGGGAGAGAACGTAATTCGATTGTTTCCGATGCTGTCGAAGCGGTTATCGGTGCCATTTATGTCGATGGCGGTCTGGAATCGGCGCGACAATTTATCCGGGGAGCCATTCTCTCTCGTTCGCGGGAAATCCTGTCCGATGCGACTCAGCGTAATTACAAGGGCGAACTGCTGGAATTAATGCAAAGTAAGGGACAGGAACCGCCATATTATGAGGTAGTTTCCGAAGAAGGGCCGGATCACGAAAAAATATTCACTGTGGTAGTCCGAACCAATGGCGAAATTACAGGAACCGGGATGGGCAGTTCAAAAAAGGAGGCGGAGCAACAGGCCGCCTGTCTTTCACTTCAAAAGATAAAACCGGATAATGACAACCAGTCCCGATAG